Genomic window (Plectropomus leopardus isolate mb unplaced genomic scaffold, YSFRI_Pleo_2.0 unplaced_scaffold29336, whole genome shotgun sequence):
gaaaataatttttttttttcatctaaaaacatagtgacatcatgtcaaaaacctggcatttaaagggttacatttttttaaattaatgaatatttgatattcatgattagggctggtgttggttaaaaaataaactcaataaaagaagaaaatcataataatgtataatacattttaatgcttgATTTTgtaaaagcgcattttgtgcacagagtgatGCGAGTGCGTGTGATATTAATGCAGGTTCATATTAATGTTCTTTCACGCTTTTTCACAATCAGCCGATGACTTCAGGGCAACGTGTTCATTTTACTGCAGTAATGAGTAATGTCTGTGTCGTTTTCCCTCCCTGTGACTGTTTGCGTTTTCAGGAACCGGCTTCggtaaaaaaggcaaagagctgAGTACCGAGCGTGATTTCTTCATGAGGATGAAATGCACGGTGACCAACAGAGGACGCACCGTCAACCTCAAGTCAGCCAGCTGGAAGGTGAGAGACGCTGCAGCCGCGAGCCGACACATCTGCAACATCTGCACATGCAGTGTGTGCAGGATTATAGATGATACATTAAATAGATATCAAATATCTGTTCATGACAGACATTGGCTGTACAGTAAACTGTACACGATGTCACAGGttttaatatgtgaatttatTGCGAACAGAAGCGTTTGATTAATTTGAATAAGAGGTCTGAGGAggtaaaaatcaagaaaaaaaaagcaaaacaatacaacaaagcTCCACTATTCTGTTAATGATTACAGCAGCAGTAAAACTGATTAGATCTGCTTCCCAGTTATGTAAAAAACATCCCAGAATAAACACGTATAagaagatgttttattttaaaaattaaggcCCTGAAGTCAGCTGCTCACATCACAGGATTTTTCACCGAGAAGTTTCTTCCCCACGTGATCATcataggtttaaaaaaatcactgaaaaatgagaaaacaaacagaaacagttacatttaaattttatttgtattaatttttcatgttaaaaatattatcaaGCAACAAGAGTCTGTGCTGCATTCTCCAGCCTTTTGGAGAGTCGCAGCATCtgagaaaatttcaaaattggTGATTTTGTTGTAAATTAGGAGGTTAAGAACAagcaatttaaaagaaaaggaaaaacaatacaacaaactctgaatgaataaataactttttctgCTTCGCTATTCTGTTAATGATCACACAACCAGTGAAACTGATGTGATCTGCTTCccagttatgtaaaaaaaactggaataaataataataataatcttttttataCAGTACTTTTCAACCTTAAGCCTAATTAAAagatttacagaataaaaatgaaatatcagaaaccCATGTAGCCCTTCTCCCAACCCCCAACTCCCAACcaaaattaagaacattaaaaagcacaaataataaacattaatgCAAACATGAACAGATGGGCGTGCAAGTACAAAAATCCAATTTCATGAATAAGAAAATTCAGGTAAAAGAGAATTAAGCTCATAAGCAGGTAAAatcaagagtgaaaaaaataactgtatgTATAAGCAGATCTAATAAAGGGGATGATCGCATATAAAACAATGCCAGTGCCAATAAAACTCTTGAATTTTGTATCAGGAAAAATTGCAAAGTATCAGGAAGTACATGAAATAGTCACATGGGGAAACTAAAGCATGACCACTATGAAGtgtaatgacaataataattcGTATTTTAGGattctttatttgcttttgtagATTCTCTTACGAGCCTCTAGTGGTTCTCTGTGTCTCAGCTGCACAAtctgcctttattttgttgatgatttgctgttttgtttttaatgtacaaataaatatataacaaatacattaaaaatacaccattaattaatattattaaaaacaatacatgttAGAGTGTTAAACATTTACAACTAAGACCTCAAATTGAGCTGCAAACATCACAGGACAGGTGACATCCGTCGCTGCTGCACTGTGTCACTTCCTCTGGTtcacctgctgctcctccaggTGCTGCACTGCACCGGACACCTGAAGATGTACAACAGCTGCCCTCCGCGCGTTCTCTGCGGCTTCAAAGAGCCGCCGCTCACCTGCGCCGTGCTGATGTGCGAGCCCATCGCACACCCGTCCAACATCGACACGCCGCTGGACAGCAAGACCTTCCTGAGCAGACACAGC
Coding sequences:
- the LOC121938395 gene encoding endothelial PAS domain-containing protein 1-like; the protein is TGFGKKGKELSTERDFFMRMKCTVTNRGRTVNLKSASWKVLHCTGHLKMYNSCPPRVLCGFKEPPLTCAVLMCEPIAHPSNIDTPLDSKTFLSRHSMDMKFTYCDERVTELMGYTPEDLLGRSVYDFYHALDSDSVTKS